The genomic segment CCCGACGGACATCTGGTCCAGCCACTTGTCGAAGGATTGCCGCCATGTTTCAGGGTGTCTTAATCCCTCGCGAGGGTGGTCTGGCTCGAACTGGTCTCCCAGCAGGCTCAAGGGCTCCCCTATCCGCGTATTGTAAGAAGGAAAATCCGCAGCGCGTTCGTACACGCGCATGCCGGGACATCCTTCCGTCAAGTGCGTGATGAAGGCCTCGCGATCCAGAAGGTAGTCCAGCGGCACCTCGGTGGCTGTCTCGATATCGGTGATGTCTTTGGCGTTCCGCAGTGCCATTGAAGggacgacaacggcgcctCCGCCGTGGATCGCGTATCGGACGCATTTGAGGATCTGGTTCCGTACCATCCCGATGCCGCCGTGTTGCCCCTCGCAGCTGAACAGCAGCCCGGGACGGAACCGAGTACGAGAACACACTTGTCGAATGGGCCCGTAGTCGATCGGGGCCGGGAACTCGACGCCCATGGCTTGTCGGACGAACGCGCTCTCTGCATGTTGCTGGCTTGGCGtctcgtcgaagaaggaTGAGACCAGATCGGATAGTACTTCATGGACGCCCAAGAGACGGAGACTCCAGACAAAGAGaaggatgacggcgagggagaaCACCACCAATGGGCGTCCTTGAAAAAGCATGGCCGTCGTTGAAATCAAACAAGAGGGAACCACCAAAAACAGATACGGAAGCGAGTGGCCAAGAGACGCCAAGAGATCAGCTCCGTATTGTCTTTAATATCATTCCTGGGAGAGAAAAATGGGTGGTCGAAGAACCTCCACCCTCAACATTGTATTGGGGAAGACGGGGAGCAACTGGTGTTGTGACGCAGTTTCAGTCATGTTTCAAACCACTGTTGGATCGGCGGCGCTGGACATGATTGCTCTAATCCGCTTTCAAGACTCAAAAGTCGGGTGTCAGTGACCTTCGTCGGGCACTTCAACTCAGGAAACGAGGGTGGAATGTGTGGTTTTGTGACTGAAAACTCATATAGAGTGCCTAGCTGCTAGTAGCATGCACAGTCAAGACGTAAATGTGAGCCGCGAAGGGCCTTCGCGTTGACTGTCTGAAGTCTAATCGAACACATCGCCTTGTGCCCTCCATGTTGGCCACGGTCTCGGTTCGTCGGCACGAGTCATTCCCCGCAAGTCATGTTTGAAGGTGTCTTCACCATTCCTTCAGggttctcctcctcctctcttcaAGCCCGAAACTTTCTGTCCTACGTTGCAAGAAGGATTATGAAAAGATCCCAATGTGGAACGCGCAAATCCTGCACTTTTTTTTATCTCAAAGTGGTCTATAAGTGCTTAACATCAAATCAAGTCTGGTCCAAAACTCTACCGGCTCGTCCCGGTCCAGCCTGCCACTCGAAGCTAGTAATAGTGCGACAAATTGTCTtgcttgtttttttttttttttcttcttgtgttttttcttcttggaaTCTTGTTTCGGCCGGCAGTGTTCTGTGAAGCTGGTGACAGTGCTACGTCGATGTGGTTCGGTCCGGGAAGAGAGCATCGGTCCGGGGCCGGACTGTGACGTCGGTCCGCCCCCGCAATAGATAATCAAATGGCACTCGTGGATGCGTGACTGCTAGCCGGCACAGCTGTTCAATCCCTCTCCCCATTTGGTTAAGCAAAAGACAGAGGGTTTTGCTTGCTTGTGCTGTTGAATCGAGATCTACAGGCAGCTGATCTCAGCAGTCTCGACAGCGTATGCGCTGCATCGGCCTCGTTTATTTGCGAAAAGGCGCTTTCGAGTCTCGACACGCCATGAAATGCAGCTGAGCAAGAAACATTAGGGTGTTTCTTCAACTGTACATACGCTTTCGTGTCGAGGTTACCATTCTGAGCAGTACCGCCCTCTGTCCTGTGCCGTAACCCTTCGATCGTCATCTCTAGAGTCGTTTTCCACCCACACAACCTACTCATCATGCCATCGAGTTCGAACAGACACGAAGAGAAGCACTCGCTTCTCAAggatgaggccgaggacgattCCTGCCAAGAAGGCTCCTCTAGGGCACCATCGGTCGACCAGGAGTCCGGGGCCGTCAACGTAAAGAAAAACCTGTTGTGGCGATCCATCGACCCGGCCTGGAAGTCGTGGTccctcgtcgtcccgccCGTCCTCGTTTACCTCATCCTCTCCTacctcgccttcttcccctcgtGCGAGACATGCCCGAAGGAGATGGACATGTCGGGCTACGTCTGCGCCCCGAACGGCGCCCTACCCCAGATCGCCCGCGAGCGGAACTGCGAGTTCGACACCATGTCGTTCAAGTGGTGGCCCAAGGAGCCGACGATGCACAAGGACAACGTCGCCCTGGTCAACGAGTTCCACGCCGAAGGGCCCTGGCACCGGTACTAcgacaagggcggcaagcaCGAGATACCGCCCACGACCGAGGTCTTGACCGCCGGCTGGGTGTCGAGGAGGGAGCACACCTTCCACTGCATGTACACCTTGCGGCAGACGCATCTCTGGATCACCCTGGGCTACGACCCGCCCTTCAACTACACCCACACCATCCACTGCACCAAGTACCTTATGGACACCATTCTGGAGAACCCGCCAAAGGACTTTGATGAGTTGAATGTACACGGAACGCCGTGGCCAGAGCATCCAGCCATTGTGAGTGTTTGAAACTGTGAAGGCTCCTTGGACACCTGCTTACATCTGTTTGATAGGTTAAGCCTTACTATCCCTGCAAACAAGAAGGCCTCAGCTGCGAATCCTGGTGATTGTCAAGAGTTAAAAGTGCTGGTTTTTGAGGGTTCTACGTCACTACTAGTTTGGGGGGTCTAGATAGACAGTCCTCGTCTGCTTTTAACCTAACGCACCGCATATGTTCTGTGGAGTGTGACCTAATGCCAGTCTATCTATTATCACATGAAATAGTAGGCCTCAAATTCTGAAGAAATTGAACCTTGATACATTTGCATTGCGTTCTTCAACCATTGTTCCCACCTTCAATGGCCTCTTGGACGTGCAAAGGCAAGCAGAACGCCGTGGAGAGCCCGACTCGGTAGAACTCGCTCAGCTGCGAGAAGGAGAGGCCCAAGATCGGGAACGCCCTGCTCTGGTCTCGGAGCAGACGCCGCCAGTTGTCGAGGATGTCCTTGCTCCTGCGTGCGCCATCCGGGCTCGGCGCCTGCACGACCAACATCACGATgaagctcgacgccgcgacGAAGCTTAGCTGTGACCCTGTAGGTAGCAACGTCAGTCGTTGAGGTTTGCCTTCGTCTCGTCTTATTGCGACTTACAAGAGTGCCAGAACTCGCCCATTTGTCTGGACGACAGCTTGAACACGAAACCCACAAGGCATTTGGCCCACGCCAGGGCGCCTTGATAAAGCTCGATGATGGTTGCATCgtggacctcgacgccgccgtcgccaaggtcCAAGGAGATGTCGCAGAGGTCACCAATTTCCCAGCTAAAGTCTTCAAGCGAAAGGCTCGTCCCCTCCGCCGGCTGCTCCTCCTGGTCGACATCTatgatgggcggcggcggttgagAGCGGACGGTAGGGCGGAGTACGGCCCGCCAGACGTACGTGACGAGGATCAAATAGGCGAATTGCACGGACGACGGATCGTTGTCCAAGGCCGGCTTCGTCACGTTGGTTTCCTCAAGGATGTGTTCGAGGCCCGGGATGTTGGCCCGCCATATGTTGAGGGCGTCGAACGCCGTTCGAGCCGCCTGGATCGATCCCGTGAGGTCCTCTGCCAGCTTCTGACATGACTGTAGGGAGCTGCGAGGGGTTAGTCTTGAAAAATCTCAGTGTTTTTACAACCAAAAAAACAAGATCTTGTGACGTACTATAGACTGCGCTGGAGAGAGTCCGCGATGAGTGCCAAGTTGGCCATGTGCACGAATGGCATCCTATGCCACGGCAGCGGGTGCTCGACTTCGGAACGAAGGACGAAATCAGCAGAGTCCAGCTGGCTGACGTCCCATTCTCCTTGTTGGATGTACGGAGGCCGGCCGCCCAGCAACGAAAAGAACTTGTCTTCGATGTAGACTGCCCACCACAGCCTCCGCCGGAGTCTCTTCTCGTAAGCCGGGATGCCCATCATCCTGCACTCCAGGTGCAGCCCGAGGTTATGGGCCAGGCCGACCATGGTCCCCATCAAGGGCCACAGGGCGGCAGTGTCTGTCGCGGCATACTGCTTCGAGTCCTCCTTCGTCCTGTGAAGATATAGGAGCATGGCTTGCAGGACCGAAAGATGTGGCCTCTGTAGATCCTGGAGAAAGGACTTCTGGGCGATTCGCCAGACTTCGCCGCAGGGTACTCTTTCGTGCATGAGGGGCACCACAAGGTGCTCGTCGGCCGATGTGAAGGGAAGGGCCGAGCCGTATACCGCGGCCAAGAGATGCGTCGGTATGCTGTTGAGGGTCTCAACTTCCGGGAGTTTCTCCATCGACGTTAGTCCGAGGCATTTTCTGGACACGACTGGGAGCGTCGGGAAAACATGTTGATGAAAGCTGGTGTATATAATTATGAGCATCGGCATTTACTCCAAGAAGAGCATCACACTCACAGTCTCATCAAACGAACGCCAACAAACGGCGGAATAAGCAGCTCAAGCTGACGACGCAGGTCCCTGGTTTCGGACCCTGGGACCTCAACAGACGCCTCCGCAGCCACCTCGTCAGACGTGAGGATGAAGTGGACGGGAATCTTGTCGAAAGTGGGCACGCCGCCCGCGTTGCGGACGTGGTACTTATAGAAACTCTgcaggccgagctcgtcgaagCGGAGGTGCCGCAGCAGCCAGGGATCCAGGCCGGAAGACCCCCCGAGGAGCATCGCGCTGCACCCCCGCATCTGGTCGAGGCTCTGCGAGATTTGCGTCGCGGGACGGGCTTGGGGCAGGCCGGCGAACGGAGTGTTGGTCTCCAGGGCTTCCGAGAACGGTTCGCGGGCGGTCTGGTTCGGCTCGAGCGGGTGCTGTGCTGCCGGGACCGGCGTCTTTTCCGTTGGAGAGGCCGCCGAGCGTGAGGCCCGAGTGGGAAACGACAGGTCGGTACGGCCGGTTGTTGGAGGGCTGGCTTCACGCCACGCTTCCGGGCGGTTCAGCGGCTTGGCCGGTGTCCGCTTGCGTGGTTTGCCGGTAAACGTGCAGTCCAGCTGGCTCTGCTTACATCGCCGGCAGGCCATCTGGTTCTCCTCCTGCTGGCATTTGAGTTTCATGCTTCGGCAACGGTCGCATGGTCTCTGCCGTTTCCGCGACCGGTATTGCCGGGGAGTCTTCGTGACAGGGTCGTGTGGCAGGACCGTCGAAGACATCGCCGTAACTATCCAATGTCCTCGACTCTCGAGTCGCTGCTGGGAAGGGcaggggggagagggggttCGCCGAAGTGTGTGTTAGTTACCGAGCTCACACGACGTTCAGCTCCGCTAATTGTAGATTCGCCGGCGTCTTTGGCCggcggacggacggggggACGGCTATTTGACTGGCGCGTCGTTGGGTCAATGACTCGATGAAAGTCAAAGATGCGAAGACAAGCAACGCTTAGACTACCACGTTTCGGCGAACTTTGTCGGTGGAGTGAGTCTGAGTCGGCGAAAGGTTTCAACCTTTTCGCTGGGCATCAGACACTTAGTCATCTACTTTGGCCGAGTTCTGAAGGGGGCAAAAGTGTTGTCAACATCATTGGATCGGCCAACTGCAGTCAATGGTTTCGCCGAAGAGGGCTCGGTGGGATATTCACATAACACCTACCCATTGAATCATTGTAAGTGGCCGTCTTATTTCTTACCTGCTCtcagaagaagagaaactATTGTCTTGCTCTGTTTACCTTGTTCCTTCGTCTCGACACTCAAACTTCGTTTCTTAAGAGCCATTGATAcgccatcctcttcttcaaaACCGAACCTTGGACCCTgatttctttcttcctcaaAACCAGCTTGGGTGACTTTGGTCCCACGGAAAAAAAATGTTTTGTTGTTTCCAGTCACAGACCGCGGTAGGTCTGTTTCCACACCAAAGCTTACACTCCAGGCAACGCTGACCATCTGGGAATGCCCAGCAGACGGAAAAAGGCACGCGAGAGGCAAACAGCCCCTTTCAAGCAGCACAAACCCACGACGATGCATACACATCCACAGATGACCCCGGCCAGCTCAGCACGTCGCCAGAGGAGTACTACCCCGAGGGCGGACGAGCCGCGTACCTGGTCGTCCTCGGGGCCTTCTGCGCCATCATGGGCGGGCTCGGCCTCATGAACAGCATCGGCGTCTATCAGTCCTGGATCGCCAGCCACCAGCTGCGGGACCTGGACCACGGGACCCTCGCCTGGATCTTTGGCCTCTTCAACTTCATGGTCTTCTTCTGCGGCATCCAGATCGGGCCCGTCCTCGACGTGTACGGGCCGGCGTGGCTCATGGTCACCAGCCTGGCGCTGTACGTCGCGGCTTTTATCTCCCTCGGGTACTGTCGAGAGTATTGGCACTTTGTCCTTGTCATAGGCGTCGTCGCAGGGCTTGCTACCTCTATCGTCTTCGTGgtgcccgtcgccgtcatcggccagTACTTCcagagaaagaggggagCAGCGACGGGCCTGGCTATGTCGGGGGGCAGTCTTGGTGGTGTCGTCTTCCCCCTTATTCTCGACGCGTTGGGCGACGACATTGGCTTCGCCTGGACAACCCGtgtcatcggcctcgtcacgGTCTGCCTGTTACTCGTGGGCTGCATCCTGCTGCGACCGAGACCGGGCTTCCGCAGGCATCACGCGGCCACGAAGAACATATTCCCGGACTTCCGCATTCTCTTGCACCCGGCCGTCAATCTGATGACGCTGGGGGTCTTTTTCATCGAATGGGGCTTCTTTGTCGGGCTGGAGTACATCGCGTCGTACGCCCTGGCGAACGGCATCAGCGAGCGGCTCTCGTACCTGATGGTTGTCttcctcaacgccggctCGTTCCCCGGGAGGTGGCTACCGGGTCTCGTGGCGGACAGGTTCGGGCGGATGAAGACCATGATCGTGACGAACCTGCTGTgcatcgtcgccatgctCGCCATCTGGCTGCcggccaacggcaacgtcgtcgccgtcattgTCTTCTCTGTCGTGTTCGGCTTCGCCAGCGGCAGCAATATCAGCCTCGTGCCTGTCTGCGTGGGCGAGTTCTGCTCCACGCATGACTACGGACGCTACTACTCGACGGTGTATACCGTTGTAAGCCTTGGGTAAGCTGCAATTCCGCTGTGCTATGCTGTGCTGGGGAACCGTGGATGAGACTAACCTGAAGCCAGGGCGTTGACCGGCGTGCCGATTGCCGGCAAGATACTCGCACAATCTGATGGCGCTTATTTTGGGCTGATCATCTTTGCTGGTGTGTCGTACGTAGCCGGTGTCATTTGCTtcctcggtctcg from the Colletotrichum destructivum chromosome 10, complete sequence genome contains:
- a CDS encoding uncharacterized protein (Putative zn(2)Cys(6) fungal-type DNA-binding domain, transcription factor domain, fungi), translated to MSSTVLPHDPVTKTPRQYRSRKRQRPCDRCRSMKLKCQQEENQMACRRCKQSQLDCTFTGKPRKRTPAKPLNRPEAWREASPPTTGRTDLSFPTRASRSAASPTEKTPVPAAQHPLEPNQTAREPFSEALETNTPFAGLPQARPATQISQSLDQMRGCSAMLLGGSSGLDPWLLRHLRFDELGLQSFYKYHVRNAGGVPTFDKIPVHFILTSDEVAAEASVEVPGSETRDLRRQLELLIPPFVGVRLMRLFHQHVFPTLPVVSRKCLGLTSMEKLPEVETLNSIPTHLLAAVYGSALPFTSADEHLVVPLMHERVPCGEVWRIAQKSFLQDLQRPHLSVLQAMLLYLHRTKEDSKQYAATDTAALWPLMGTMVGLAHNLGLHLECRMMGIPAYEKRLRRRLWWAVYIEDKFFSLLGGRPPYIQQGEWDVSQLDSADFVLRSEVEHPLPWHRMPFVHMANLALIADSLQRSLYSLQSCQKLAEDLTGSIQAARTAFDALNIWRANIPGLEHILEETNVTKPALDNDPSSVQFAYLILVTYVWRAVLRPTVRSQPPPPIIDVDQEEQPAEGTSLSLEDFSWEIGDLCDISLDLGDGGVEVHDATIIELYQGALAWAKCLVGFVFKLSSRQMGEFWHSWSQLSFVAASSFIVMLVVQAPSPDGARRSKDILDNWRRLLRDQSRAFPILGLSFSQLSEFYRVGLSTAFCLPLHVQEAIEGGNNG
- a CDS encoding Putative major facilitator superfamily, MFS transporter superfamily, encoding MFCCFQSQTATEKGTREANSPFQAAQTHDDAYTSTDDPGQLSTSPEEYYPEGGRAAYLVVLGAFCAIMGGLGLMNSIGVYQSWIASHQLRDLDHGTLAWIFGLFNFMVFFCGIQIGPVLDVYGPAWLMVTSLALYVAAFISLGYCREYWHFVLVIGVVAGLATSIVFVVPVAVIGQYFQRKRGAATGLAMSGGSLGGVVFPLILDALGDDIGFAWTTRVIGLVTVCLLLVGCILLRPRPGFRRHHAATKNIFPDFRILLHPAVNLMTLGVFFIEWGFFVGLEYIASYALANGISERLSYLMVVFLNAGSFPGRWLPGLVADRFGRMKTMIVTNLLCIVAMLAIWLPANGNVVAVIVFSVVFGFASGSNISLVPVCVGEFCSTHDYGRYYSTVYTVVSLGALTGVPIAGKILAQSDGAYFGLIIFAGVSYVAGVICFLGLVVFKKRLL